The sequence ACTTGTCATTTTTTCATAAATTACAAACTATCTCAAATTAGCCAAAGTTTATATACCATCTATTTTAAGTGAACTTATGGAAGAAGAAAATAAAACACAAGAAACGACTTCTGAAGATTCAGAAAGTCAAGCAGAAGAAAAGGTAGAAGAAGAAACACTATCTAAAGAAGATTCTGAACAACAAAGTTAAACTGATATATTTTGTTGAATTTTTAAATTTTTTATCAGGGAAAATGGAGGGAGGGATTTTAATTTTAATATAAAAAATATTAAATAAATTAACAAACTTTTTAATGGCATTTATATTATAATAAATGGAGAAAAGAGATGATATACTTCCCAATACTCGGAGCCTTAGCACTTGCAGGAGGGACAATATTTGAAAGAAAATTGCTCAAAAAAAAGAGCATGGATATTAAAAAATATAATGTTCTAGAATTTTTAGGAATAGTTATTGTAATGCTCCCTATTCTTTATTTCTTCTGGAAACTTGATTCACAAGCACTTGAATTAAAAAACATACTAATTTTTATTGGAGTAGTAATAACTTCAATAATAGCAAACATATTTACATTTTATTCTATGAAAGGTGAAAAAGTCAGCAATCTTGAACCTGCAAAAATGCTTGAACCTTTATTCACAATTCTTTTAGCAGTTATTTTTAGTTTTTTTATTCAGGGAATTTATGAAAGAAATTTGCACGTTCTTATTCCAGCA comes from Candidatus Micrarchaeia archaeon and encodes:
- a CDS encoding EamA family transporter, whose amino-acid sequence is MIYFPILGALALAGGTIFERKLLKKKSMDIKKYNVLEFLGIVIVMLPILYFFWKLDSQALELKNILIFIGVVITSIIANIFTFYSMKGEKVSNLEPAKMLEPLFTILLAVIFSFFIQGIYERNLHVLIPALIAGLALILTHVKKENLNLNKYFLAAIVGSFFFALELVISMLILELYSPVTFYFLRCLAVLLLSYIMFRPKISNLNNKLKLNIISIGAIWVIYRVVTYYGYIKIGIIST